A window of the Callospermophilus lateralis isolate mCalLat2 chromosome 7, mCalLat2.hap1, whole genome shotgun sequence genome harbors these coding sequences:
- the Dennd4b gene encoding DENN domain-containing protein 4B isoform X2 encodes MAEERPPRLVDYFVVAGLAGNGAPIPEETWVPEPSGPLRPSRPAEPITDVAVIARALGEEVPQGYTCIQASAGGHPLEFSAGLLGGTQPVICYRRGRDKPPLVELGVLYEGKERPKPGFQVLDTTPYSHSANLAPPGPGHPRTYLTYRRAAEGAGLHALGITDLCLVLPSKGEGTPHTYCRLPRNLNPGMWGPAVYLCYKVGLAKANTLVYEAELLGRYPEEDNEAFPLPESVPVFCLPMGATIECWPSQTKYPVPVFSTFVLTGAAGDKVYGAALQFYEAFPRARLSERQARALGLLSAVERGRALGGRAVRSRRAIAVLSHWPAFPAFRAFLTFLYRYSVSGPHRLPLEAHISHFIHNVPFPSPQRPRILVQMSPYDNLLLCQPVSSPLPLSGASFLQLLQSLGPELAVTLLMAVLTEHKLLVHSLRPDLLTSVCEALVSMIFPLHWQCPYIPLCPLVLADVLSAPVPFIVGIHSSYFDLHDPPADVICVDLDTNTLFQTEEKKLLSPRTLPRRPYKVLLATLTTLYQQLDQTYTGPEEEASLEFLLTDYEAVCGRRARLEREVQGAFLRFMACLLKGYRDFLRPLTQAPSEGARDVDNLFYLQGFLKSRERSSHKLYSQLLHTQMFSQFIEECSFGSARHAALEFFDSCVDKVHPEQEKPETAPLVELEELSGSELTVFITPPEEPPAPEGSESTPQYCYDGFPELRAELFESPQEQPGALPVPGPSRSAPSSPAPRRTKQEMKVAQRMAQKSATVPELWARCLLGHCYGLWFLCLPAYVRSAPSRVRALHTAYHVLREMESRKVVLPDEVCYRVLMQLCSYYGQPVLSVRVMLEMRRAGIVPNTITYGYYNKAVLESKWPSGTPGGRLRWAKLRNVVLGAAQFRQPLRDRQRRQQQQQQQQQQQQQQVSAHQEAGSSQTESSLERPSPTRPLQRQTTWAGRSLRDPASPTGRLVKSGSLGSARGAQPTVEAGVAHMIEALGVLEPRGSPVPWHDGSLSDLSLTGEELAPGGSPGGSGLALSAQSTEALEGLSVRGPKASGRQDEAGTPRRGLGARLQQLLTPSRRSPAARISPSEMPPDLPPPARRSPMESLLRPRERPGSTASESSASLGSEWDLSESSLSSLSLRRSSERLSDTPGSLQPPSLEILLSSCSLCRACDSLVYDEEIMAGWAPDDSNLNTTCPFCACPFVPLLSVQTLDSRPSAPSPNPAPVGASSSKDAPVPGGPGPVLSDRRLCLALDEPQLCNGHTGGSSRCVESGAWAYLSPLVLRKELESLVENEGSEVLALPELPAAHPIIFWNLLWYFQRLRLPSILPGLVLASCDGPPPPQLPQAPSPWLTPDPASVQVRLLWDILTPDPSSCPPLYVLWRVHSQIPQRVVWPGPVPACLSLALLESVLRHVGLNEVHKAVGLLLETLGPPPAGLHLQRGIYREILFLTMAAMGKDHVDIVAFDKKYKSAFNKLASSMGKEELRQRRAQMPTTKAIDCRKCFGAPLEC; translated from the exons GGTGTTATATGAGGGCAAGGAACGTCCCAAGCCTGGCTTCCAAGTGCTTGATACTACACCGTACAGCCACTCAGCCAACCTGGCCCCTCCAGGCCCCGGACATCCCCGCACCTACCTCACTTATAGGCGGGCAGCAGAGGGGGCAGGACTGCATGCCCTGGGCATCACTGACCTCTGCCTGGTGCTGCCCAGCAAGGGTGAGGGCACGCCTCATACTTACTGCCGGTTGCCCCGCAACCTCAATCCTGGCATG TGGGGCCCAGCGGTGTACCTGTGCTACAAGGTGGGCCTGGCCAAAGCCAACACGCTGGTGTATGAGGCAG AGCTGCTGGGCCGCTACCCAGAGGAGGACAATGAGGCTTTCCCGCTACCCGAGTCAGTGCCAGTCTTCTGCCTGCCCATGGGGGCCACTATCGAGTGCTGGCCTTCCCAGACCAAGTACCCCGTGCCCGTCTTCTCCACCTTTGTGCTCACGGGTGCCGCTGGTGATAAG GTGTATGGTGCCGCCCTGCAGTTCTATGAGGCCTTTCCGAGGGCCAGGCTGTCAGAGCGGCAGGCGCGGGCACTGGGCCTGTTGAGCGCCGTGGAACGGGGCCGGGCGCTGGGCGGCCGTGCGGTGCGCAGCCGGCGGGCTATCGCCGTGCTGTCCCACTGGCCTGCCTTTCCAGCCTTCAGAGCCTTCCTCACCTTCCTTTACCGCTACTCCGTCTCGGGCCCCCACCGCCTGCCCTTGGAAGC GCACATCTCCCACTTCATTCACAACGTGCCCTTCCCTTCCCCACAGAGACCCCGCATCTTAGTGCAG ATGTCTCCCTATGACAACCTGCTCCTCTGTCAGCCTGTGTCCTCACCCTTGCCCCTCAG CGGCGCCAGCTTCCTGCAGCTGCTGCAGAGCCTGGGCCCTGAGCTGGCTGTCACGCTGCTGATGGCTGTGCTCACAGAGCACAAGTTGCTGGTCCACTCGCTGAGGCCGGACCTGCTCACGAGCGTCTGTGAGGCCCTCGTCTCG ATGATCTTCCCGCTGCACTGGCAGTGCCCCTACATTCCGCTGTGCCCCCTGGTGCTGGCAGACGTGCTGAGCGCCCCCGTGCCCTTCATCGTGGGCATCCACTCCAGCTACTTTGATCTGCATGACCCTCCTGCCGACGTCATCTGTGTCGATCTCGATACCAACACGCTCTTCCA GACAGAGGAAAAGAAGCTCCTCTCCCCTCGCACTCTGCCCCGCAGACCCTACAAAGTTCTGCTGGCCACACTAACAACCCTGTACCAGCAACTGGACCAGA CGTATACTGGACCTGAGGAGGAGGCATCCCTGGAATTCCTGTTGACGGACTATGAGGCCGTCTGCGGCCGCCGCGCCCGCCTGGAGCGAGAAGTCCAGGGAGCCTTCCTGCGCTTCATGGCCTGCCTGCTCAAGGGCTACCGGGACTTCCTGCGCCCCCTCACCCAGGCCCCTTCTGAGGGGGCTCGTGACGTTGACAACCTTTTCTATCTTCAGG GTTTCCTCAAGTCCCGAGAACGCTCCAGCCACAAGCTGTACTCTCAGCTGCTGCACACGCAGATGTTCTCACAGTTCATTGAAGAATGTTCTTTTGGCTCTGCTCGGCATGCTGCCCTTGAATTCTTTGACTCTTGTGTTGATAAG GTCCACCCGGAGCAGGAGAAGCCCGAGACAGCGCCCTTAGTGGAGCTGGAAGAACTCTCGGGAAGCGAGCTCACTGTCTTCATCACGCCCCCTGAGGAGCCCCCCGCACCAGAGGGTAGTGAATCCACTCCCCAGTACTG CTATGATGGGTTCCCAGAATTACGGGCTGAGCTATTTGAGTCTCCTCAAGAGCAACCAGGGGCCCTGCCTGTGCCAGGCCCATCCCGTAGCGCCCCCAGCAGTCCTGCCCCTCGCCGTACCAAACAG GAGATGAAGGTGGCCCAGCGGATGGCACAGAAGTCAGCAACAGTGCCCGAGCTGTGGGCCCGGTGCCTGCTGGGCCATTGCTACGGGCTGTGGTTCCTGTGTCTTCCCGCCTATGTGCGGTCAGCACCCTCCCGGGTGCGGGCGCTGCACACAGCCTACCATGTGCTGCGTGAGATGGAGAGCCGCAAGGTGGTGCTCCCCGATGAG GTGTGTTACCGGGTGCTGATGCAGCTCTGCTCCTACTACGGGCAGCCCGTCTTGTCTGTGCGGGTCATGCTGGAGATGCGACGGGCAGGCATCGTGCCCAACACCATCACCTATGGTTACTACAATAAG GCTGTGCTGGAAAGCAAGTGGCCATCTGGTACACCAGGTGGACGTTTGCGTTGGGCCAAGCTCCGGAATGTTGTCCTGGGGGCTGCTCAATTCCGTCAGCCTCTGAGAGATCGGCagcggcggcagcagcagcagcagcagcagcagcagcagcagcagcagcaggtgtCCGCACACCAAGAAGCTGGCAGTTCCCAGACAG AGTCCTCCCTGGAACGCCCTTCCCCCACCCGTCCCCTTCAGCGCCAGACGACTTGGGCTGGGCGAAGTCTGAGGGACCCGGCCTCACCCACTGGGCGCCTGGTGAAGAGTGGCAGTTTGGGCAGTGCCCGAGGAGCCCAGCCCACTGTAGAGGCCGGTGTGGCCCACA TGATAGAGGCTTTAGGGGTCCTGGAGCCCCGGGGATCACCTGTGCCCTGGCACGATGGAAGTCTCTCAGACCTGAGCCTGACAGGGGAGGAGCTGGCACCTGGAGGCAGTCCAGGCGGCTCAGGCTTGGCCCTGAGTGCCCAGTCCACCGAGGCCCTGGAAGGGCTGAGTGTGCGAGGGCCCAAGGCTAGTGGGCGTCAGGATGAGGCAGGCACCCCGCGGCGAGGGCTGGGTGCCCGCCTCCAGCAGCTGCTCACTCCTTCCCGCCGCTCCCCTGCTGCCCGCATTTCCCCATCAGAGATGCCCCCTGACCTGCCTCCCCCTGCCCGTCGCAGCCCAATGGAGAGTCTTCTGAGGCCCCGGGAGCGACCTGGATCCACTGCATCGGAG AGCTCAGCCTCTCTGGGCAGTGAGTGGGACCTCTCAGAGTCTTCTCTCAGTAGCCTGAGCCTTCGCCGTTCCTCAGAGCGCCTCAGTGACACCCCTGGATCCCTCCAGCCACCTTCCCTGGAA ATTCTGCTCTCCAGCTGCTCCCTGTGCCGTGCCTGTGACTCACTGGTGTACGATGAGGAAATCATGGCTGGTTGGGCACCTGACGACTCTAACCTCAACACAACCTGCCCCTTCTGCGCCTGCCCTTTTGTGCCCTTGCTCAGTGTTCAGACCCTTGATTCCCGACCCAG TGCCCCCAGCCCCAACCCTGCCCCTGTTGGTGCCAGTAGCAGCAAAGACGCCCCTGTTCCTGGGGGTCCTGGCCCTGTGCTCAGCGACCGCAGGCTCTGTCTCGCCCTGGATGAGCCTCAGCTCTGCAACGGGCACACGGGG GGCTCCTCTAGGTGCGTGGAGAGTGGGGCCTGGGCATACCTGAGTCCCCTGGTGCTGCGGAAGGAGCTGGAGTCTCTTGTAGAGAATGAGGGCAGCGAGGTTCTGGCACTGCCTGAACTGCCTGCTGCCCACCCCATCATCTTCTGGAACCTTCTGTGGTATTTCCAACGGCTACGCCTGCCTAGTATTCTACCAGGCCTGGTACTGGCCTCCTGTGATGGGCCCCCGCCTCCCCAG CTCCCCCAGGCcccgtctccttggctaactcctgATCCAGCCTCTGTGCAGGTGCGACTGCTGTGGGATATCCTGACTCCTGACCCTAGCAGCTGCCCACCTCTCTATGTGCTCTGGAGGGTCCACA GCCAGATCCCTCAGCGGGTGGTGTGGCCAGGCCCCGTACCTGCGTGTCTCAGCTTGGCATTGCTGGAGTCAGTGCTGCGCCATGTTGGGCTCAATGAGGTGCACAAGGCTGTGGGGCTCTTGCTGGAGACTCTAGGGCCCCCTCCTGCTGGCCTGCACCTGCAGAG GGGTATTTACCGCGAGATCTTATTCCTGACAATGGCTGCCATGGGCAAGGACCACGTGGACATAG TGGCCTTCGACAAGAAGTACAAGTCCGCCTTCAACAAGCTGGCCAGCAGCATGGGCAAGGAGGAACTGAGGCAGCGGCGCGCACAGATGCCCACTACCAAGGCCATTGATTGCCGAAAATGTTTTGGAGCACCTCTGGAATGCTAG
- the Dennd4b gene encoding DENN domain-containing protein 4B isoform X4: MEADAVSEGGAMAEERPPRLVDYFVVAGLAGNGAPIPEETWVPEPSGPLRPSRPAEPITDVAVIARALGEEVPQGYTCIQASAGGHPLEFSAGLLGGTQPVICYRRGRDKPPLVELGVLYEGKERPKPGFQVLDTTPYSHSANLAPPGPGHPRTYLTYRRAAEGAGLHALGITDLCLVLPSKGEGTPHTYCRLPRNLNPGMWGPAVYLCYKVGLAKANTLVYEAELLGRYPEEDNEAFPLPESVPVFCLPMGATIECWPSQTKYPVPVFSTFVLTGAAGDKVYGAALQFYEAFPRARLSERQARALGLLSAVERGRALGGRAVRSRRAIAVLSHWPAFPAFRAFLTFLYRYSVSGPHRLPLEAHISHFIHNVPFPSPQRPRILVQMSPYDNLLLCQPVSSPLPLSGASFLQLLQSLGPELAVTLLMAVLTEHKLLVHSLRPDLLTSVCEALVSMIFPLHWQCPYIPLCPLVLADVLSAPVPFIVGIHSSYFDLHDPPADVICVDLDTNTLFQTEEKKLLSPRTLPRRPYKVLLATLTTLYQQLDQTYTGPEEEASLEFLLTDYEAVCGRRARLEREVQGAFLRFMACLLKGYRDFLRPLTQAPSEGARDVDNLFYLQGFLKSRERSSHKLYSQLLHTQMFSQFIEECSFGSARHAALEFFDSCVDKVHPEQEKPETAPLVELEELSGSELTVFITPPEEPPAPEGSESTPQYCYDGFPELRAELFESPQEQPGALPVPGPSRSAPSSPAPRRTKQEMKVAQRMAQKSATVPELWARCLLGHCYGLWFLCLPAYVRSAPSRVRALHTAYHVLREMESRKVVLPDEVCYRVLMQLCSYYGQPVLSVRVMLEMRRAGIVPNTITYGYYNKAVLESKWPSGTPGGRLRWAKLRNVVLGAAQFRQPLRDRQRRQQQQQQQQQQQQQQVSAHQEAGSSQTESSLERPSPTRPLQRQTTWAGRSLRDPASPTGRLVKSGSLGSARGAQPTVEAGVAHKMPPDLPPPARRSPMESLLRPRERPGSTASESSASLGSEWDLSESSLSSLSLRRSSERLSDTPGSLQPPSLEILLSSCSLCRACDSLVYDEEIMAGWAPDDSNLNTTCPFCACPFVPLLSVQTLDSRPSAPSPNPAPVGASSSKDAPVPGGPGPVLSDRRLCLALDEPQLCNGHTGGSSRCVESGAWAYLSPLVLRKELESLVENEGSEVLALPELPAAHPIIFWNLLWYFQRLRLPSILPGLVLASCDGPPPPQLPQAPSPWLTPDPASVQVRLLWDILTPDPSSCPPLYVLWRVHSQIPQRVVWPGPVPACLSLALLESVLRHVGLNEVHKAVGLLLETLGPPPAGLHLQRGIYREILFLTMAAMGKDHVDIVAFDKKYKSAFNKLASSMGKEELRQRRAQMPTTKAIDCRKCFGAPLEC, encoded by the exons GGTGTTATATGAGGGCAAGGAACGTCCCAAGCCTGGCTTCCAAGTGCTTGATACTACACCGTACAGCCACTCAGCCAACCTGGCCCCTCCAGGCCCCGGACATCCCCGCACCTACCTCACTTATAGGCGGGCAGCAGAGGGGGCAGGACTGCATGCCCTGGGCATCACTGACCTCTGCCTGGTGCTGCCCAGCAAGGGTGAGGGCACGCCTCATACTTACTGCCGGTTGCCCCGCAACCTCAATCCTGGCATG TGGGGCCCAGCGGTGTACCTGTGCTACAAGGTGGGCCTGGCCAAAGCCAACACGCTGGTGTATGAGGCAG AGCTGCTGGGCCGCTACCCAGAGGAGGACAATGAGGCTTTCCCGCTACCCGAGTCAGTGCCAGTCTTCTGCCTGCCCATGGGGGCCACTATCGAGTGCTGGCCTTCCCAGACCAAGTACCCCGTGCCCGTCTTCTCCACCTTTGTGCTCACGGGTGCCGCTGGTGATAAG GTGTATGGTGCCGCCCTGCAGTTCTATGAGGCCTTTCCGAGGGCCAGGCTGTCAGAGCGGCAGGCGCGGGCACTGGGCCTGTTGAGCGCCGTGGAACGGGGCCGGGCGCTGGGCGGCCGTGCGGTGCGCAGCCGGCGGGCTATCGCCGTGCTGTCCCACTGGCCTGCCTTTCCAGCCTTCAGAGCCTTCCTCACCTTCCTTTACCGCTACTCCGTCTCGGGCCCCCACCGCCTGCCCTTGGAAGC GCACATCTCCCACTTCATTCACAACGTGCCCTTCCCTTCCCCACAGAGACCCCGCATCTTAGTGCAG ATGTCTCCCTATGACAACCTGCTCCTCTGTCAGCCTGTGTCCTCACCCTTGCCCCTCAG CGGCGCCAGCTTCCTGCAGCTGCTGCAGAGCCTGGGCCCTGAGCTGGCTGTCACGCTGCTGATGGCTGTGCTCACAGAGCACAAGTTGCTGGTCCACTCGCTGAGGCCGGACCTGCTCACGAGCGTCTGTGAGGCCCTCGTCTCG ATGATCTTCCCGCTGCACTGGCAGTGCCCCTACATTCCGCTGTGCCCCCTGGTGCTGGCAGACGTGCTGAGCGCCCCCGTGCCCTTCATCGTGGGCATCCACTCCAGCTACTTTGATCTGCATGACCCTCCTGCCGACGTCATCTGTGTCGATCTCGATACCAACACGCTCTTCCA GACAGAGGAAAAGAAGCTCCTCTCCCCTCGCACTCTGCCCCGCAGACCCTACAAAGTTCTGCTGGCCACACTAACAACCCTGTACCAGCAACTGGACCAGA CGTATACTGGACCTGAGGAGGAGGCATCCCTGGAATTCCTGTTGACGGACTATGAGGCCGTCTGCGGCCGCCGCGCCCGCCTGGAGCGAGAAGTCCAGGGAGCCTTCCTGCGCTTCATGGCCTGCCTGCTCAAGGGCTACCGGGACTTCCTGCGCCCCCTCACCCAGGCCCCTTCTGAGGGGGCTCGTGACGTTGACAACCTTTTCTATCTTCAGG GTTTCCTCAAGTCCCGAGAACGCTCCAGCCACAAGCTGTACTCTCAGCTGCTGCACACGCAGATGTTCTCACAGTTCATTGAAGAATGTTCTTTTGGCTCTGCTCGGCATGCTGCCCTTGAATTCTTTGACTCTTGTGTTGATAAG GTCCACCCGGAGCAGGAGAAGCCCGAGACAGCGCCCTTAGTGGAGCTGGAAGAACTCTCGGGAAGCGAGCTCACTGTCTTCATCACGCCCCCTGAGGAGCCCCCCGCACCAGAGGGTAGTGAATCCACTCCCCAGTACTG CTATGATGGGTTCCCAGAATTACGGGCTGAGCTATTTGAGTCTCCTCAAGAGCAACCAGGGGCCCTGCCTGTGCCAGGCCCATCCCGTAGCGCCCCCAGCAGTCCTGCCCCTCGCCGTACCAAACAG GAGATGAAGGTGGCCCAGCGGATGGCACAGAAGTCAGCAACAGTGCCCGAGCTGTGGGCCCGGTGCCTGCTGGGCCATTGCTACGGGCTGTGGTTCCTGTGTCTTCCCGCCTATGTGCGGTCAGCACCCTCCCGGGTGCGGGCGCTGCACACAGCCTACCATGTGCTGCGTGAGATGGAGAGCCGCAAGGTGGTGCTCCCCGATGAG GTGTGTTACCGGGTGCTGATGCAGCTCTGCTCCTACTACGGGCAGCCCGTCTTGTCTGTGCGGGTCATGCTGGAGATGCGACGGGCAGGCATCGTGCCCAACACCATCACCTATGGTTACTACAATAAG GCTGTGCTGGAAAGCAAGTGGCCATCTGGTACACCAGGTGGACGTTTGCGTTGGGCCAAGCTCCGGAATGTTGTCCTGGGGGCTGCTCAATTCCGTCAGCCTCTGAGAGATCGGCagcggcggcagcagcagcagcagcagcagcagcagcagcagcagcagcaggtgtCCGCACACCAAGAAGCTGGCAGTTCCCAGACAG AGTCCTCCCTGGAACGCCCTTCCCCCACCCGTCCCCTTCAGCGCCAGACGACTTGGGCTGGGCGAAGTCTGAGGGACCCGGCCTCACCCACTGGGCGCCTGGTGAAGAGTGGCAGTTTGGGCAGTGCCCGAGGAGCCCAGCCCACTGTAGAGGCCGGTGTGGCCCACA AGATGCCCCCTGACCTGCCTCCCCCTGCCCGTCGCAGCCCAATGGAGAGTCTTCTGAGGCCCCGGGAGCGACCTGGATCCACTGCATCGGAG AGCTCAGCCTCTCTGGGCAGTGAGTGGGACCTCTCAGAGTCTTCTCTCAGTAGCCTGAGCCTTCGCCGTTCCTCAGAGCGCCTCAGTGACACCCCTGGATCCCTCCAGCCACCTTCCCTGGAA ATTCTGCTCTCCAGCTGCTCCCTGTGCCGTGCCTGTGACTCACTGGTGTACGATGAGGAAATCATGGCTGGTTGGGCACCTGACGACTCTAACCTCAACACAACCTGCCCCTTCTGCGCCTGCCCTTTTGTGCCCTTGCTCAGTGTTCAGACCCTTGATTCCCGACCCAG TGCCCCCAGCCCCAACCCTGCCCCTGTTGGTGCCAGTAGCAGCAAAGACGCCCCTGTTCCTGGGGGTCCTGGCCCTGTGCTCAGCGACCGCAGGCTCTGTCTCGCCCTGGATGAGCCTCAGCTCTGCAACGGGCACACGGGG GGCTCCTCTAGGTGCGTGGAGAGTGGGGCCTGGGCATACCTGAGTCCCCTGGTGCTGCGGAAGGAGCTGGAGTCTCTTGTAGAGAATGAGGGCAGCGAGGTTCTGGCACTGCCTGAACTGCCTGCTGCCCACCCCATCATCTTCTGGAACCTTCTGTGGTATTTCCAACGGCTACGCCTGCCTAGTATTCTACCAGGCCTGGTACTGGCCTCCTGTGATGGGCCCCCGCCTCCCCAG CTCCCCCAGGCcccgtctccttggctaactcctgATCCAGCCTCTGTGCAGGTGCGACTGCTGTGGGATATCCTGACTCCTGACCCTAGCAGCTGCCCACCTCTCTATGTGCTCTGGAGGGTCCACA GCCAGATCCCTCAGCGGGTGGTGTGGCCAGGCCCCGTACCTGCGTGTCTCAGCTTGGCATTGCTGGAGTCAGTGCTGCGCCATGTTGGGCTCAATGAGGTGCACAAGGCTGTGGGGCTCTTGCTGGAGACTCTAGGGCCCCCTCCTGCTGGCCTGCACCTGCAGAG GGGTATTTACCGCGAGATCTTATTCCTGACAATGGCTGCCATGGGCAAGGACCACGTGGACATAG TGGCCTTCGACAAGAAGTACAAGTCCGCCTTCAACAAGCTGGCCAGCAGCATGGGCAAGGAGGAACTGAGGCAGCGGCGCGCACAGATGCCCACTACCAAGGCCATTGATTGCCGAAAATGTTTTGGAGCACCTCTGGAATGCTAG